TGggagtgtgcgtgtgtagaaggagggaggggatgtCGTGTGCGCCAtgtgcagctgcgggtgGCGTGGGGTCAGACGTGGTGGAGCACCTTCGGGCGAGTAGGTTGAGCGAACGCTTCGAGCCACTCATCACATCAGCCACGGTGCCTTACATCGCCActtctgcacacacacacacatgcgcagtGGCAATCGACTTTCCTTCCGTTCGGGCCCCCTACCCAGCATCCTCCTTCTCTGGTGCCCTCGAGCATCACCACCGCTAGCTGCAGTGCTCTACCAAGCCGggtcagcagctgctgttACTGTCGGAGTCGATCAGGAAGCGCTTGAACCCCACGACCGCTGTCCGTGCTTGCGACGCAGAGGCCTTGGCAGCAGAGGCGTCGTTGCAGCTCGCCGCGACGGCATCTTGGCTGGGTgggtgcgacggcggtggcgtagGGTTGGCGGAAGTCAGTGCAGgctcctgcgcctgcgcctgcacCGACGTGGGCCTCGGGGGTATTGCCGGCGGTGTCTTGGCGATCGGAGTCAGCGCATCGGGGCTGCTCACTGGCACCTTCAGGAGCCGTTCAGTTGCAAGCGGGGGCTGCGACCCGGTCGGCAGATGCAGTGTTGACCCCGCCCCTGTGTCCGTGGGCCACGTGACGCTCAGTGTCGACGCGGACACGGCCGACGCCACGACGCGCTCCGGGGTCCCTTCCGCAATCTCTGTGTCTTGTGTGTGGGAAGCCGCCACAGGTTTCTGCTCAGCTGCGGTACCAGAGCCGTCTTCGTGCTTCTCGGGCGCTGCGACGTGCAcgatggaggagcagagAGGCTGTGACGACGACGTCACCGGCTGTTGCGGGGCCGCCAGCTGGGAGAGTTCAACCACAGACTGCTGTGCTAGCTTGACGGAGGACGCTgggagagagatggcggCCGAGCTGAAGGCAGCTGAggccgctggcgccgacgAGTCCCAGACGCTGTTGCTGATCTTCTTGTTGGTCGTCGTGTTAGTcaacggctgctgctgtggcgccggcgtgtcGACAGGGACGGTGAGAGTTGGAgctgccggcgtcggcgcggtCGCTGCTGTATTTTCATGAGCgtcaccctcctccttttccaCGCGCACCTCACGGTGGCGAGTAGACGGATGTGGaaacgtcgccgccgcggacgtCTTTTGACGGGCCCTTCGTGCGGCATTGCTCGACGACGACCGCGGCTTcggcgggggtggggcgtACTGGTAGGTGTTTGCCTTTTCCGTGCTGGTCTGGAAGAGATGTGTGTCGATGCCGAGGTGGCGTTTCTCCTCCTGTGTGAGGTAGGCCGCGACCAGCTCATGCACAGCGTCGTGCAAGCCCTCAAGTGCGTTCTCCACCGACTCTACAGCGGACTGCTGCTGGAGTGTGGGCTTGCAGGCGAGTCGGACCTCGCCGTGCCTCTCCTTACAGTAGCGAGGGTCGATGCGCATCGCCTGCGTCACCTGGTTCCTCATGTTCTCGCGACAGTCGTATAACTCCGCTACCTCGTCGTAGAGGTCAATCAACTTCCtcgtgacgctgctgcggtagCGGACGCGCTCCATGGGCGTCGTGCAGCCAGGACGGACCTGCGCAATGTCGCGACTGCGATGCGACTGTCGGTCACTCGTAGCGGAacgtggtggcggtgagcTGCCGGAGGAGTGCCGCCCTGCGgtagcggtggcgccgcccgGCCGCTCCCCTCGCACTCGGCTGCCTTCGGCTTCGTAATCCCGCTgatccgctgctgctgccgagggAGGCGATGACTCCATGTAGGGAGACGTAAATGGCTGTCGCATGACCTTGGAAGAGGAGCGCAGCGTGGTCTCTGTGGCCCTAGCTGCGGAtgcggccgcaccgccgaGACACGATAAAGTACGGGCGGCTGTGAAGGCTGCCGGGCACGGCGAGGGGATgcagtgcgcgtgcggtgcgccgcttctgctgccgccacttCTTCGCTCAACACCAGTTGCCGCGGCCGTCGGGTTGGGAACCGAAGAGAGTGTCCAGATCAGCTTGCCCAGCGGCATCGTCCACTGTGGCTGGCGGTACTCAACGACGGGGGCTGTCAGCGTCGCGCTGATGTCGCGTGCGCGGCTGTagcggcgaagcggcagcagcgtcgcggtgctggaggaggcggcgcgacCATCCACGTTGTAGTGCACTGTGTACCGATTCTCTCGCTGGGGTCTCTGGTGACGCGAGCACGGCCCAGAGGCGAAGTGCATGGCGTTAATGTATGGCgaagtttgtgtgtgtgtgtgtgtgtgtgtgtgtgtgtgtgtgtgtgtgtgtgtgtgtgtgtgtgtgtgtgtgtgtgtgtgatgtgcgtgtgatgtgcgtgtgccagGTGGCCAGGAGAAGGGAACGCACCAGACGAGGGAGAGCGTGAGGAAGTGCGTGAGTCGAAAAGAACCCGTGGTGTGCGTTCTCCGCtgcagggggtgggggcggtgAGAGTGTGGGGGCCAGATGGCGAAGTGAATGGTGTCTATGCGGTTGAGTGCACTGTGCAGGATGCAACAGGAGTGGGGGTGGAGGAAGCGAAGAGGGGGGCGGCTGGGGGCAAGCGGCCCAagtcgacgtcgccgctggGGTTGCTGCGGTTGCAGGGTCGtgtcacacgcacgcacgcacgcaccagcagtggaagaaagggaggagaaggcccgccgcgagagagagagagagagagagagagaaagaaagcgAGGGAGAGTCGGGGGAAGAGCGGGCGGTAAGTACGGAGCGGAGTGCGAGAGATGTACGAGGATGCTAGCATTCTGGACGGGGCCACGGTAGCTGGCAACAGACCTACGACAGCACAAGGACGAGGACGGTCGTGGGCACGATGAGTCGAGGGAAACGAGTAGCGCCTGCGGCCTTGCAAGACTGCAGCAGTCCAGAGTGTAAAGTATACAGGAGAGACGTGGGCGAGCgcgagggaaggagagatgTCACGCGCTATGCTGTGTCTCCGCGTCGACGACGCCTGTCCCTGGCACATGC
Above is a window of Leishmania major strain Friedlin complete genome, chromosome 1 DNA encoding:
- a CDS encoding conserved hypothetical protein (previous protein_id=AAC24625.1), which codes for MHFASGPCSRHQRPQRENRYTVHYNVDGRAASSSTATLLPLRRYSRARDISATLTAPVVEYRQPQWTMPLGKLIWTLSSVPNPTAAATGVERRSGGSRSGAPHAHCIPSPCPAAFTAARTLSCLGGAAASAARATETTLRSSSKVMRQPFTSPYMESSPPSAAAADQRDYEAEGSRVRGERPGGATATAGRHSSGSSPPPRSATSDRQSHRSRDIAQVRPGCTTPMERVRYRSSVTRKLIDLYDEVAELYDCRENMRNQVTQAMRIDPRYCKERHGEVRLACKPTLQQQSAVESVENALEGLHDAVHELVAAYLTQEEKRHLGIDTHLFQTSTEKANTYQYAPPPPKPRSSSSNAARRARQKTSAAATFPHPSTRHREVRVEKEEGDAHENTAATAPTPAAPTLTVPVDTPAPQQQPLTNTTTNKKISNSVWDSSAPAASAAFSSAAISLPASSVKLAQQSVVELSQLAAPQQPVTSSSQPLCSSIVHVAAPEKHEDGSGTAAEQKPVAASHTQDTEIAEGTPERVVASAVSASTLSVTWPTDTGAGSTLHLPTGSQPPLATERLLKVPVSSPDALTPIAKTPPAIPPRPTSVQAQAQEPALTSANPTPPPSHPPSQDAVAASCNDASAAKASASQARTAVVGFKRFLIDSDSNSSC